One part of the Odontesthes bonariensis isolate fOdoBon6 chromosome 13, fOdoBon6.hap1, whole genome shotgun sequence genome encodes these proteins:
- the lcp2b gene encoding lymphocyte cytosolic protein 2, protein MPQAFAHPTKPPRPQRDVKAQDSRRERSSKPPQPHSKGTDHISPRPFKVPTHYSECKRNRMLPELPDPSQWPGPKLEGGVAVAPGSSASRLLPPRANRPTDVSNRMSKLLPAPLVPTQPAQENKSVLGRKQDLDASWYGGKVSRQQAEATLREVNKDGAFVVRDSINGSTEHPYTLMLLNQGKVYNIRIRNQGNFYLLGNGLRNTESFPGVKEMINHHTHTPLLLIDAAHPSSTEQPQCCLLHPAGL, encoded by the exons ATGCCGCAGGCCTTCGCACACCCAACGAAGCCGCCTAGACCGCAGAGAGACGTGAAAGCTCAGGACAGTCGCAGAG AAAGGAGCTCGAAACCTCCACAACCTCACTCAAAGGGAACTGACCACATATCTCCAAGACCGTTCAAAGTGCCCA CTCACTATTCTGAGTGTAAAAGAAACAGGATGTTGCCTGAACTACCCGACCCATCTCAGTGGCCTGGTCCAAAATTAG AGGGTGGTGTTGCCGTGGCTCCTGGCTCATCTGCCAGCAGGCTCCTTCCACCACGAGCCAATCGGCCCACAGATGTGTCCAACAG GATGAGTAAACTCCTTCCAGCACCTCTGGTGCCAACACAACCTGCTCAGGAGAATAAATCAGTACTGGGACGGAAACAG GATCTGGATGCCAGCTGGTACGGAGGAAAAGTAAGCAGACAGCAAGCCGAAGCCACCCTCAGAGAGGTGAACAAG GACGGAGCATTTGTGGTGAGGGACAGCATAAACGGCTCAACCGAGCATCCCTACACCCTGATGCTTCTGAATCAAGGCAAGGTTTACAACATTAGGATCCGTAACCAAGGCAACTTCTACCTGCTCGGCAATGGCCTCAGGAACACCGAG AGTTTCCCGGGGGTGAAGGAGATGATtaaccatcacacacacaccccgCTGCTGCTCATTGATGCCGCACACCCGAGCTCCACAGAGCAGCCCCAGTGTTGCCTGCTGCACCCTGCGGGACTCTGA
- the foxi3b gene encoding forkhead box protein I3-B, producing the protein MSSFDTQSQSPPRCGPQFPNLGQEPPELSMYGDCYYPPPSLPSPQRTTPTSYDLSEYATSSPNPYLWFNSSGISTPSYLSTTVPPGNPGPPFVPQHYGMQRPYLGPPGPGGPGGELSWFSLPSQEDLMKLVRPPYSYSALIAMAIHGAPDKRLTLSQIYQYVADNFPFYNKSKAGWQNSIRHNLSLNDCFKKVPRDEDDPGKGNYWTLDPNCEKMFDNGNFRRKRKRKSDSLSGGDGSSGAPESGDSERGSPKHPALNMSPAPDRVPSPSLTGPTPCLNSFFAEMSTVSTGGTNEVGVDGLSRPSQINLPIDGHHRPTQPGSFSNYSPNSGGPEWVTQVPAPSVHTSSPNHSSLGYSNPILSQYSGSSGHFYPTLSSTGIIYHREGTEV; encoded by the exons ATGTCTTCCTTTGACACCCAGAGCCAGTCTCCTCCTCGATGTGGCCCACAGTTCCCAAACCTGGGCCAGGAGCCCCCTGAACTCAGCATGTACGGCGACTGTTACTACCCTCCTCCCTCGCTGCCGAGTCCTCAGCGCACCACTCCAACCTCCTATGACTTGAGCGAGTACGCCACCTCATCCCCGAACCCTTACCTTTGGTTCAACAGCTCTGGGATCAGCACACCATCGTACCTGTCTACTACCGTGCCTCCCGGTAATCCTGGGCCTCCCTTTGTCCCTCAGCACTATGGCATGCAGAGACCTTACCTGGGTCCACCTGGACCAGGGGGACCAGGAGGGGAACTAAGCTGGTTTTCTCTCCCCTCACAAGAAGATTTGATGAAGCTGGTCAGGCCCCCTTACTCCTACTCAGCTCTCATCGCCATGGCTATCCACGGAGCACCAGACAAGAGACTGACACTGAGTCAGATTTACCAATATGTGGCTGATAACTTCCCTTTCTACAACAAGAGTAAAGCAGGCTGGCAGAATTCCATCAGACACAACCTCTCCCTCAACGACTGCTTCAAAAAAGTACCAAGAGATGAGGATGATCCAG GCAAAGGCAACTACTGGACACTTGACCCAAATTGTGAGAAGATGTTTGACAACGGGAACTTCCGCCGCAAAAGGAAGAGAAAGTCTGACTCCCTCTCCGGTGGTGACGGCAGTTCAGGGGCTCCAGAGTCGGGTGACAGTGAGAGAGGCAGCCCCAAACACCCTGCCCTCAACATGTCCCCAGCACCAGACAGGGTCCCCTCCCCTTCCCTCACAGGTCCCACACCGTGTCTCAACAGCTTCTTCGCTGAGATGTCTACAGTTTCTACGGGAGGAACAAACGAGGTGGGGGTTGATGGGTTAAGCAGGCCGTCGCAGATTAACCTTCCCATAGATGGGCATCATAGACCCACACAGCCAGGAAGCTTCAGCAACTACTCCCCTAACTCAGGTGGCCCAGAGTGGGTAACACAGGTGCCAGCTCCCTCTGTGCACACCTCCTCACCCAACCACTCTTCTCTAGGTTACTCAAACCCCATCCTGAGCCAGTACAGCGGGTCCAGTGGGCATTTCTATCCCACACTGAGCTCCACAGGAATCATCTATCATCGCGAGGGCACAGAGGTTTGA